From a single Stomoxys calcitrans chromosome 4, idStoCalc2.1, whole genome shotgun sequence genomic region:
- the LOC131996908 gene encoding uncharacterized protein LOC131996908, whose amino-acid sequence MPNTPVASTSQQTKRKIGETSPENNNMAKKPVGSMEVSELMEIMKFTMNNILEEKIKNLPTKQDMEDVKAGISFATSEIANLKTENIQLKQEVELLKNKLEESDRNVAWLEHQIQNTKLVFKNISKDKPALNIVKQICNDMLNINPPIASARTLYERNGLQTVIAEFPNENAVVEVLKNTKALAGSAISIERDLNPRRQRNKIAMLLIRKSILEESRKHKIVVRDDKLNINNKWFYWNSERKLMCGREEGESEFEIIILIETHITAQKRSQTEKYFPEYEIYWVDAIKINRFGRAIGGVFVGVKKSLNKAGIKHTFILNQTLCGLQIITENFQLLIVPLYIRGSDWIREFALAKLFMEKMKCENLIVLGDINVRIGESQQGIVDLYRDSFHACTGPRKSKDKELNTNGRRYIDYCNEHNLVILNGQTLGDEDGNFTYLSNTGTSVNDICSVSINMLQYVESFKVVDKIWSDHLPITLNLKLNNTVVPQNRLNLLPKLHWKDSHKLQYQENLTANLSLQLMSNNITCLKHMTNTIVASAVQQNKAQQYVPQKKWFNDRCYWARRKTFEILSKFRKSSSETDRQAYLSAKKRYKDICEVSKRMYYANISEKLNNTSNAKEWWSLVRELNGQDFRISHTLSAEILRTHFMELLRQEQSSLRVHYAPALIVNDILDKDITLEEIKYTLAKTKPNKAPGEDRIPYEFYSNATDEFLTQLAAIFNKIYTEGKIEEEFQKTVIFPIHKKGRLDDASNYRGISFMNSVAKIFMGVLNDRLGQWVEENNILVEFQAGFRKNYSTVDNIYNLASMVNIKLAEKKKVYAFFVDFRAAFDKISRNLLFYKLNQIGISFKFIKMIEAVYQNTQSAVWTGEELSGYFDTESGVKQGCLLSPLLFSLYINDLSDALEGGVDIEGINIKTLLYADDIVILAEDSTTLQQMIANLEEFCKKWSLIVNTEKSKIMVFRNGGRLSQQDKWFFHAEPLEVVSEYKYLGVVLTPKMKFLKHIQSRTTQAKSAIKATWKNFLKKDEISLQDKWNLYMAVCRSVQSYAAQVWGYEYFEEVDQLQRFFLKTVLNLPDSTPNYALYMETDLQESHLYTLGLHLKYISSTLYRYKRDRLPHKLTLIMVQKQIFWVKALNDILNELDMQPLVGNITQGEWNSMTNSIIDSLSQANKQRLLQKALQSSEGISGYIANNEHLSQLMQIIKFHFMDAYANEPQ is encoded by the exons ATGCCTAACACACCTGTTGCAAGCACATCCCAACAAACAAAGCGTAAGATAGGCGAAACATCACCAGAAAATAATAACATGGCAAAGAAACCTGTTGGTAGTATGGAGGTCAGTGAACTTATGGAAATTATGAAATTCACTATGAATAATATACTTGAAGAGAAAATTAAGAATCTGCCCACCAAACAAGATATGGAAGATGTTAAAGCCGGTATATCATTTGCAACTTCTGAAATTGCCAATCTGAAGACTGAAAATATTCAGTTAAAACAGGAAGTGGAATTGCTCAAGAACAAACTGGAAGAAAGCGACAGGAATGTGGCATGGTTGGAGCATCAAATACAAAACACAAagcttgtctttaaaaatatttcaaaagatAAGCCTGCTCTGAATATAGTCAAACAGATATGTAATGACATGCTAAACATCAACCCCCCTATAGCTTCGGCAAGAACCCTTTATGAACGAAACGGATTGCAAACTGTAATAGCCGAGTTCCCAAATGAAAATGCAGTAGTTGAGGTTCTGAAAAATACTAAAGCTTTAGCAGGGTCTGCAATCTCAATTGAAAGAGATCTGAACCCTAGAAGGCAGAGAAACAAGATAGCTATGCTGCTCATAAGAAAGTCAATTCTCGAAGAATcaagaaaacataaaatcgTAGTTAGAGATGATAAATTAAACATCAATAACAAGTGGTTCTATTGGAACAGCGAAAGAAAATTAATGTGTGGGCGAGAAGAGGGGGAGTCC GAGTTTGAAATCATTATCCTCATAGAAACACATATCACAGCACAAAAAAGATCTCAAACCGAAAAATACTTCCCCGAGTATGAAATATATTGGGTAGATgccataaaaataaatagatttGGTCGTGCTATCGGCGGAGTATTCGTAGGagtgaaaaaatctttaaataaagCAGGCATAAAGCATACATTTATTCTTAATCAGACACTCTGTGGATTACAGATTATAacagaaaattttcaactgttgATAGTTCCACTCTATATAAGGGGCTCAGACTGGATACGAGAGTTTGCCCTAGCAAAATTGTTCATGGAAAAAATGAAATGCGAAAACCTTATAGTGCTAGGTGATATAAACGTTAGAATAGGCGAATCACAACAAGGCATTGTTGATCTATATAGAGATTCGTTCCACGCATGTACTGGGCCGAGAAAGTCTAAAGATAAAGAATTAAATACGAATGGACGAAGGTATATCGACTACTGCAATGAACATAACCTGGTAATTCTAAATGGCCAAACATTAGGAGATGAGGACGGTAATTTTACATATTTGAGCAACACCGGAACCTCAGTAAATGATATATGCTCAGTATCCATAAACATGCTTCAATATGTGGAAAGCTTCAAGGTGGTAGACAAAATCTGGTCAGATCATTTGCCAATAACTCTTAACCTAAAGCTAAACAACACAGTAGTCCCACAAAATAGGCTCAATTTACTACCGAAGCTGCATTGGAAAGATAGTCATAAATTGCAATACCAGGAAAACCTCACCGCTAATCTGAGCTTACAATTAATGTCCAACAATATAACATGTCTCAAGCACATGACAAATACAATTGTTGCATCGGCAGTTCAGCAAAACAAAGCGCAGCAGTACGTACCACAGAAAAAGTGGTTTAATGATAGATGCTACTGGGCAAGAAGGAAAACATTTGAAATCTTATCGAAATTTCGGAAATCATCGTCGGAAACAGATAGACAGGCATATTTGAgcgcaaaaaaaagatataaggacATTTGCGAAGTATCTAAAAGAATGTACTACGCCAATATCTCTGAGAAACTAAATAATACATCGAATGCAAAAGAATGGTGGAGTTTAGTAAGAGAGTTAAATGGCCAGGACTTTCGTATCAGTCATACTTTATCCGCAGAGATACTTAGAACCCATTTTATGGAACTGCTCAGGCAGGAACAATCGTCTTTGAGAGTTCATTACGCACCTGCACTGATCGTAAACGACATTCTAGATAAAGACATAACATTAGAGGAAATTAAGTATACCCTTGCCAAAACAAAACCGAACAAGGCGCCAGGTGAAGACCGAATTCCCTATGAATTCTATTCAAATGCTACTGATGAATTCCTGACCCAGCTTGCAgcaattttcaacaagatctacACCGAGGgcaaaattgaggaagaattTCAGAAAACAGTTATATTCCCTATTCATAAAAAAGGCAGACTCGATGATGCATCGAATTATAGAGGTATATCCTTTATGAATTCCGTGGCTAAAATATTCATGGGTGTACTAAATGATAGACTGGGACAATGGGTTGAAGAAAACAATATATTGGTTGAATTCCAGGCAGGTTTTCGAAAAAACTATTCTACGGTggacaatatatataatttagctTCGATGGTCAATATCAAGCTGGCGGAAAAGAAGAAGGTTTACGcgttttttgtagattttcgagcggcatttgacaaaatttcacgaaactTACTTTTCTACAAATTAAATCAGATTGGCATCTCTTTCAAATTTATAAAGATGATAGAAGCTGTCTATCAAAACACTCAGTCAGCAGTGTGGACTGGAGAAGAGCTGTCTGGTTATTTTGATACAGAATCTGGTGTAAAACAAGGGTGCTTACTATCGCCATTATTATTTTCTCTTTAtataaacgacttaagcgatgcACTGGAAGGAGGTGTAGATATAGAAGGCATAAACATAAAAACCCTGCTGTATGCTGACGACATAGTAATTTTAGCGGAGGATTCAACTACCCTGCAACAAATGATAGCAAACTTggaagaattttgtaaaaaatggaGCTTAATAGTCAACACTGAGAAGTCTAAAATCATGGTATTCCGAAACGGGGGAAGACTATCACAGCAGGATAAATGGTTCTTCCATGCAGAACCATTAGAAGTGGTATCAGAATATAAGTACTTAGGGGTGGTACTAACGCCCAAAATGAAGTTCTTGAAGCATATTCAGTCCCGGACAACACAAGCTAAAAGTGCTATAAAAGCAACATGGAAAAACTTCTTAAAGAAAGACGAAATATCCCTGCAAGATAAATGGAACTTGTACATGGCGGTTTGCAGATCGGTACAGTCGTATGCAGCGCAGGTCTGGGGCTATGAATATTTTGAAGAAGTTGACCAATTGCagcgttttttcttaaaaactgtTCTTAATTTGCCAGACTCTACACCAAATTATGCTCTCTATATGGAAACAGACTTACAAGAAAGTCATTTATACACACTGGGACTGCATTTGAAGTATATATCTAGTACGTTGTACAGATATAAAAGGGATAGACTGCCGCATAAACTTACACTTATAATGGTCcagaaacaaatattttggGTGAAAGCTTTAAACGACATTCTAAATGAGCTGGATATGCAACCATTGGTTGGAAATATAACGCAAGGTGAATGGAACAGTATGACTAATTCCATCATAGATTCACTATCGCAAGCTAACAAGCAAAGATTGCTGCAGAAAGCTTTACAAAGCAG